In the Chroococcidiopsis sp. SAG 2025 genome, one interval contains:
- a CDS encoding zinc-dependent alcohol dehydrogenase, whose translation MLAAVLYGREDLRLEQVSEPNPETGEVILEVTAATTCGTDLKVWRRGGHAKMLKPPTLFGHEAAGRIVEVGAEVKNWQVGDRVVANNSAPCMKCFFCQRREYSLCLNLTWNNGTFAQYLKIPAPIVEHNLLAIPSTLTDELAALTEPLACVLHGVARSNVKVGDRVVVLGDGAIGLMFVAVLAQQSVQVMLFGGRDRRLQIGEKFGAAQTYNYRQLTDVPAVVKAQTDGWGADVVIEAAGIPSVWETAIACARPGATVNLFGGCPRDTTITVDTEQLHYSELTLKGVFHNTPKYVRAALALLASREIPFELLISDRRPLQDLEQVFHDMQQRQVIKVAIYPK comes from the coding sequence ATGCTAGCTGCGGTGCTATACGGTCGAGAAGACTTGCGTTTAGAACAAGTCAGCGAACCTAACCCAGAAACGGGAGAGGTAATATTAGAAGTCACAGCAGCAACAACCTGTGGTACAGACCTCAAGGTATGGCGACGGGGCGGACATGCCAAAATGCTCAAACCGCCAACCCTATTCGGACATGAGGCAGCTGGACGAATTGTTGAGGTGGGTGCAGAGGTCAAGAATTGGCAAGTGGGCGATCGCGTCGTTGCGAATAATTCTGCTCCATGCATGAAGTGCTTTTTTTGTCAACGACGAGAGTATTCCCTGTGTCTCAACTTAACTTGGAACAACGGTACATTTGCGCAATACCTGAAAATTCCTGCCCCAATTGTCGAACATAATCTTTTAGCAATCCCCTCTACCTTAACGGATGAATTAGCAGCGCTGACAGAACCTCTGGCTTGCGTGCTGCACGGAGTCGCTAGGTCGAACGTAAAAGTCGGCGATCGCGTTGTCGTCTTGGGCGATGGGGCAATTGGGTTGATGTTTGTTGCCGTATTAGCCCAGCAATCGGTACAGGTAATGTTATTTGGCGGACGCGATCGCCGATTGCAAATCGGGGAAAAATTCGGTGCAGCCCAAACTTACAACTACCGTCAACTCACAGATGTTCCCGCCGTAGTCAAAGCACAGACAGATGGATGGGGCGCAGATGTCGTTATAGAAGCTGCCGGAATCCCCAGCGTTTGGGAAACTGCGATCGCCTGCGCTAGACCTGGGGCGACAGTCAATCTTTTCGGGGGTTGTCCCAGAGATACCACAATTACCGTAGACACAGAACAACTGCACTACAGCGAACTTACACTTAAAGGCGTATTTCACAACACACCAAAATACGTTCGCGCCGCCTTAGCCTTACTCGCCAGTCGAGAAATTCCCTTCGAGTTACTCATTAGCGATCGCCGTCCGCTACAAGACCTAGAACAAGTATTTCACGATATGCAGCAACGGCAAGTTATCAAAGTTGCCATTTATCCTAAGTGA